A genome region from Arachis duranensis cultivar V14167 chromosome 6, aradu.V14167.gnm2.J7QH, whole genome shotgun sequence includes the following:
- the LOC107495700 gene encoding uncharacterized protein LOC107495700, translating into MFGATTSVLEDLATNGSTYSQRGDATYALKSLLSFDFVFILHMMKEIMGITDKLCQALQQKSQDILNAMHLVSSTKSLIQQLRDSSWGALLEKVSSFCNDHAIQIPDMGASFSDIIRSRRKKDVVTVEHHYRVDIFTSVIDFQLKELNSRFSEQATELLILSTSLDPKDAFKLFSVCNICNLVKNFYSLDFSEQEKIQLDYELQHYELDVVKAPDFQNLSTLAEFNN; encoded by the exons ATGTTTGGAGCAACAACTTCAGTTCTGGAAGATTTGGCTACTAATGGATCTACATATTCTCAACGTGGTGATGCTACTTATGCTCTTAAAtctttattatcatttgattttgttttcattttgcaTATGATGAAAGAAATCATGGGAATCACTGATAAACTTTGTCAAGCATTGCAACAAAAATCTCAAGACATTTTGAATGCTATGCATCTGGTTTCTAGTACAAAGTCATTGATTCAACAGTTAAGAGATAGTAGTTGGGGAGCACTTTTGGAGAAAGTTAGTTCTTTCTGCAATGATCATGCTATTCAGATACCTGATATGGGTGCTTCTTTTAGTGACATAATTCGGTCTCGTCGTAAAAAGGATGTTGTCACTGTTGAACACCACTATCGTGTTGACATTTTTACTAGCGTGATAGATTTTCAATTGAAAGAGCTAAATAGTAGATTTAGTGAGCAAGCAACCGAGCTCCTCATACTGAGTACATCTCTAGATCCTAAAGATGCTTTCAAGTTATTCAGTGTTTGCAACATATGCAATCTTGTAAAGAATTTCTATTCTTTAGATTTTTCTGAGCAAGAAAAGATTCAATTGGATTATGAGTTACAACATTATGAACTTGATGTGGTTAAAGCTCCAGATTTTCAGAATTTGTCTACTCTTGCTGAATT caacaactga
- the LOC107495780 gene encoding uncharacterized protein LOC107495780 isoform X1, whose product MHIPTRISALPLFLPFRENSYAFSLLSSGIRKSSFSPHLQPGGRKLRRDFPKNMACGLDNKTGTALFRPATDAYAYAPEAVEALRAGKVIAVPTDTLYGFACDACSLEAVNRIYEIKGRKHTSPLAICVGDVSDICRFAVTDHLPHGLLDSLLPGPVTVVLSRGDSSVLERSLNPGFDSIGVRVPDSNFIRVIARGSGTALALTSANLSGQPSSVCIRDFENLWEHCAFVYDGGVLPSGRAGSTVVDLATPHKYKILRPGSAKEETIAILEKHSLVESTAQ is encoded by the exons ATGCATATTCCCACAAGAATCTCAGCACTGCCTCTCTTTCTTCCCTTCCGAG AGAATAGTTACGCTTTTTCCTTATTATCTTCGGGGATTCGCAAGTCATCATTTTCACCTCATTTGCAACCCGGTGGTAGAAAGCTGAGAAGGGATTTTCCAAAGAACATGGCCTGTGGTTTGGATAACAAGACAGGAACTGCTTTATTTCGCCCTGCAACAGATGCTTACGCTTACGCACCTGAGGCTGTTGAAGCTTTGAGAGCTGGCAAGGTTATTGCGGTCCCCACTGACACACTCTATGGATTTGCTTGTGATGCTTG CTCGTTGGAAGCAGTTAATAGGATTTATGAGATCAAGGGTCGAAAACATACAAGCCCTCTGGCTATCTGTGTTGGAGATGTATCAGACATATGCCGTTTTGCCGTGACTGACCACTTGCCACATGGCCTGCTTGATTCCCTCCTTCCAGGGCCTGTTACAGTTGTACTAAGTCGAG GCGATTCAAGTGTTCTTGAACGATCTTTGAACCCGGGATTTGATAGTATAGGAGTTAGAGTGCCTGATAGCAATTTCATTAGAGTCATTGCTCGCGGTTCAGGAACTGCCTTAGCACTTACAAGTGCAAACCTTAGTGGACAGCCAAGTAGTGTTTGCATCAGAGATTTTGAGAATCTTTGGGAGCATTGTGCTTTTGTATATGATGGCGGTGTGCTTCCATCAGGTCGAGCAGGTTCAACAGTTGTGGACCTCGCTACACCACACAAATACAAGATACTGAGACCTGGAAG CGCAAAGGAAGAGACAATTGCCATCTTGGAAAAGCATTCTTTAGTTGAATCAACTGCCCAGTAA
- the LOC107495780 gene encoding uncharacterized protein LOC107495780 isoform X2: MACGLDNKTGTALFRPATDAYAYAPEAVEALRAGKVIAVPTDTLYGFACDACSLEAVNRIYEIKGRKHTSPLAICVGDVSDICRFAVTDHLPHGLLDSLLPGPVTVVLSRGDSSVLERSLNPGFDSIGVRVPDSNFIRVIARGSGTALALTSANLSGQPSSVCIRDFENLWEHCAFVYDGGVLPSGRAGSTVVDLATPHKYKILRPGSAKEETIAILEKHSLVESTAQ, encoded by the exons ATGGCCTGTGGTTTGGATAACAAGACAGGAACTGCTTTATTTCGCCCTGCAACAGATGCTTACGCTTACGCACCTGAGGCTGTTGAAGCTTTGAGAGCTGGCAAGGTTATTGCGGTCCCCACTGACACACTCTATGGATTTGCTTGTGATGCTTG CTCGTTGGAAGCAGTTAATAGGATTTATGAGATCAAGGGTCGAAAACATACAAGCCCTCTGGCTATCTGTGTTGGAGATGTATCAGACATATGCCGTTTTGCCGTGACTGACCACTTGCCACATGGCCTGCTTGATTCCCTCCTTCCAGGGCCTGTTACAGTTGTACTAAGTCGAG GCGATTCAAGTGTTCTTGAACGATCTTTGAACCCGGGATTTGATAGTATAGGAGTTAGAGTGCCTGATAGCAATTTCATTAGAGTCATTGCTCGCGGTTCAGGAACTGCCTTAGCACTTACAAGTGCAAACCTTAGTGGACAGCCAAGTAGTGTTTGCATCAGAGATTTTGAGAATCTTTGGGAGCATTGTGCTTTTGTATATGATGGCGGTGTGCTTCCATCAGGTCGAGCAGGTTCAACAGTTGTGGACCTCGCTACACCACACAAATACAAGATACTGAGACCTGGAAG CGCAAAGGAAGAGACAATTGCCATCTTGGAAAAGCATTCTTTAGTTGAATCAACTGCCCAGTAA
- the LOC107495779 gene encoding uncharacterized protein LOC107495779 isoform X2, producing the protein MIDLFLSDPNRRDEAHDNDSTKWRISLLKELESVMWSGMMSGGRAEVRLWLCSSIASVTCVAPRDQRELFGNLVRCRGHKCGLASHLLHLMFDKSPNKGGSILAHTSRILQKFFQGNPDRVLQWFSYSSSGNGLEQGKGLKALTQFAFKNRDICWEELEWKGKHGQSPAMVATKPHYFLDLDIQRTVENFIQNVPEFWSSDEFVESVKDGDIFFIDRPFFVHYFMNLMYKENIGDIWQVIDGFLTEHPFSSLCQHLLITLDEQDLCYFLELLRKSLNRKVEFQHFDNVTDLFVVVLLNCGATGSIDLMLLLNAVITRGRQLLRLLRDEEASELQAKIGDTVSKIAAIPSNSNSLTPIFKNTGNMTIVEAIKCLGLQSWVLYYRLSQECKTPESWESVFMNNQIGFRISNKNALLDHDGLLEEDCSGFDRSPLVRLKRKKKQKAKKKRRRKYDSDDCNDDELLDFDSTRLELDFLQNTRSWLLSTDGYTSAWSSICRSTYISIACLGG; encoded by the exons ATGATAGACTTGTTCTTGTCGGACCCCAACCGGCGCGACGAAGCGCATGACAATGATTCTACGAAATGGAGAATATCTCTGTTGAAGGAGCTGGAATCCGTTATGTGGTCAGGGATGATGTCTGGGGGTCGTGCGGAGGTTCGGCTATGGCTATGCAGCAGCATCGCATCTGTGACGTGCGTGGCTCCACGCGATCAGAGAGAGCTCTTTGGGAATTTGGTGAGATGTCGAGGACACAAGTGTGGCCTTGCCTCCCATCTTTTGCATTTGATGTTCGACAAGTCCCCCAATAAAGGCGGTTCCATTTTAGCTCACACAAGTCGCATACTCCAGAAATTCTTTCAGG GTAATCCTGATCGTGTATTGCAGTGGTTTTCATATTCTTCCTCGGGCAATGGACTAGAGCAAGGGAAAGGTCTAAAGGCGTTGACCCAATTTGCATTTAAAAACAGGGATATTTGCTGGGAGGAGCTGGAGTGGAAGGGAAAGCATGGGCAGTCACCAGCCATGGTTGCCACCAAGCCACATTATTTCCTTGACTTGGATATCCAGCGAACTGTGGAAAATTTTATTCAGAATGTACCTGAATTTTGGTCATCTGACGAGTTTGTTGAGTCGGTCAAAGATGGtgatatttttttcattgataGGCCATTCTTTGTGCATTATTTCATGAACTTAATGTATAAAGAGAATATAGGAGATATATGGCAAGTTATAGATGGATTTCTCACAGAGCATCCCTTCTCTTCTTTGTGCCAGCACCTTCTTATTACTCTCGACGAGCAGGACCTGTGCTACTTTTTGGAATTGCTTCGTAAATCACTCAACCGCAAAGTGGAATTTCAACATTTTGATAATGTCACTGATTTGTTTGTGGTTGTACTTTTAAACTGTGGTGCTACTGGGTCTATTGACCTGATGCTACTGTTGAATGCTGTCATTACTCGCGGAAGGCAACTTCTACGCCTTTTACGGGATGAGGAGGCTTCGGAGCTGCAAGCAAAAATCGGTGACACTGTGTCGAAAATAGCTGCAATCCCAAGTAATAGCAATAGCTTGACCCCAATCTTTAAGAATACAGGCAACATGACAATTGTTGAAGCAATAAAGTGTTTGGGACTTCAGTCTTGGGTTCTTTACTATAGATTGTCACAAGAATGCAAAACTCCTGAGTCATGGGAGTCAGTCTTTATGAATAATCAAATTGGTTTCCGCATCTCAAATAAGAATGCATTGCTAGATCATGATGGACTCTTAGAAGAAGATTGTTCTGGTTTTGATCGGAGTCCTTTAGTTAGACTGAAAcgtaagaaaaaacaaaaggctaaaaagaagaggaggaggaagtaTGATAGTGATGATTGTAATGATGACGAGCTGCTGGATTTTGATTCTACAAGGCTGGAATTGGACTTTCTGCAAAATACTAGAAGCTGGCTACTTTCAACTGATGGCTACACTTCAGCATGGAGTAGT ATTTGCCGGAGCACCTACATAAGCATTGCTTGTCTAGGTGGATGA
- the LOC107495779 gene encoding uncharacterized protein LOC107495779 isoform X1, protein MIDLFLSDPNRRDEAHDNDSTKWRISLLKELESVMWSGMMSGGRAEVRLWLCSSIASVTCVAPRDQRELFGNLVRCRGHKCGLASHLLHLMFDKSPNKGGSILAHTSRILQKFFQGNPDRVLQWFSYSSSGNGLEQGKGLKALTQFAFKNRDICWEELEWKGKHGQSPAMVATKPHYFLDLDIQRTVENFIQNVPEFWSSDEFVESVKDGDIFFIDRPFFVHYFMNLMYKENIGDIWQVIDGFLTEHPFSSLCQHLLITLDEQDLCYFLELLRKSLNRKVEFQHFDNVTDLFVVVLLNCGATGSIDLMLLLNAVITRGRQLLRLLRDEEASELQAKIGDTVSKIAAIPSNSNSLTPIFKNTGNMTIVEAIKCLGLQSWVLYYRLSQECKTPESWESVFMNNQIGFRISNKNALLDHDGLLEEDCSGFDRSPLVRLKRKKKQKAKKKRRRKYDSDDCNDDELLDFDSTRLELDFLQNTRSWLLSTDGYTSAWSSADLPEHLHKHCLSRWMTWLLEK, encoded by the exons ATGATAGACTTGTTCTTGTCGGACCCCAACCGGCGCGACGAAGCGCATGACAATGATTCTACGAAATGGAGAATATCTCTGTTGAAGGAGCTGGAATCCGTTATGTGGTCAGGGATGATGTCTGGGGGTCGTGCGGAGGTTCGGCTATGGCTATGCAGCAGCATCGCATCTGTGACGTGCGTGGCTCCACGCGATCAGAGAGAGCTCTTTGGGAATTTGGTGAGATGTCGAGGACACAAGTGTGGCCTTGCCTCCCATCTTTTGCATTTGATGTTCGACAAGTCCCCCAATAAAGGCGGTTCCATTTTAGCTCACACAAGTCGCATACTCCAGAAATTCTTTCAGG GTAATCCTGATCGTGTATTGCAGTGGTTTTCATATTCTTCCTCGGGCAATGGACTAGAGCAAGGGAAAGGTCTAAAGGCGTTGACCCAATTTGCATTTAAAAACAGGGATATTTGCTGGGAGGAGCTGGAGTGGAAGGGAAAGCATGGGCAGTCACCAGCCATGGTTGCCACCAAGCCACATTATTTCCTTGACTTGGATATCCAGCGAACTGTGGAAAATTTTATTCAGAATGTACCTGAATTTTGGTCATCTGACGAGTTTGTTGAGTCGGTCAAAGATGGtgatatttttttcattgataGGCCATTCTTTGTGCATTATTTCATGAACTTAATGTATAAAGAGAATATAGGAGATATATGGCAAGTTATAGATGGATTTCTCACAGAGCATCCCTTCTCTTCTTTGTGCCAGCACCTTCTTATTACTCTCGACGAGCAGGACCTGTGCTACTTTTTGGAATTGCTTCGTAAATCACTCAACCGCAAAGTGGAATTTCAACATTTTGATAATGTCACTGATTTGTTTGTGGTTGTACTTTTAAACTGTGGTGCTACTGGGTCTATTGACCTGATGCTACTGTTGAATGCTGTCATTACTCGCGGAAGGCAACTTCTACGCCTTTTACGGGATGAGGAGGCTTCGGAGCTGCAAGCAAAAATCGGTGACACTGTGTCGAAAATAGCTGCAATCCCAAGTAATAGCAATAGCTTGACCCCAATCTTTAAGAATACAGGCAACATGACAATTGTTGAAGCAATAAAGTGTTTGGGACTTCAGTCTTGGGTTCTTTACTATAGATTGTCACAAGAATGCAAAACTCCTGAGTCATGGGAGTCAGTCTTTATGAATAATCAAATTGGTTTCCGCATCTCAAATAAGAATGCATTGCTAGATCATGATGGACTCTTAGAAGAAGATTGTTCTGGTTTTGATCGGAGTCCTTTAGTTAGACTGAAAcgtaagaaaaaacaaaaggctaaaaagaagaggaggaggaagtaTGATAGTGATGATTGTAATGATGACGAGCTGCTGGATTTTGATTCTACAAGGCTGGAATTGGACTTTCTGCAAAATACTAGAAGCTGGCTACTTTCAACTGATGGCTACACTTCAGCATGGAGTAGT GCAGATTTGCCGGAGCACCTACATAAGCATTGCTTGTCTAGGTGGATGACATGGCTTTTAGAAAAATGA